In Neofelis nebulosa isolate mNeoNeb1 chromosome 7, mNeoNeb1.pri, whole genome shotgun sequence, the following proteins share a genomic window:
- the ANKRD34C gene encoding ankyrin repeat domain-containing protein 34C: protein MEEDTELRTDGNSLLKAVWLGRLRLTRLLLEGGAYINESNDKGETALMVACITKHVDQQSISKSKMVKYLLDNRADPNIQDKSGKTALIHACIRRAGGEVVSLLLENGADPSLEDRTGASALVYAIHADDKDALRHLLDACKAKGKEVIIITTDKSSAGAQTAKQYLNVPPSPKVEDRQSPPLCASPSDVELKAPGLGAPPSEREDDFFSVQTGHPSGCHTAKALNEPGSPTRKVGNLKRARLPQLKRLQSEPWGLIAPSVLAANVRQDDAHGAGTDSEVIKSISDVSFPKRGPLSRASSIDGKDPALFPTFTEQILKIPASPAPASWKAAYDKGQASHPRVARRGTLPVEQEKAGVSPSVSRKRLENDPYDFDLQPGADQLNPVSLESGKGPLERKRLNGSHVALFHGSRESLDVAPSTSPSSARPRPPPLLERRGSGTLLLDRISHTRPGFLPPLNVNLNPPIPDIRPGGKPSSPLASGLKSMLPVAPSSPKRADSRSQKKVLRRHSMQVEHVKQLSGFEEIMA, encoded by the coding sequence ATGGAGGAGGACACTGAACTGAGAACCGACGGAAACTCACTCTTAAAGGCTGTGTGGCTGGGGAGGCTCAGGCTGACCAGACTCCTCCTGGAAGGGGGCGCTTACATCAATGAGAGCAATGACAAAGGCGAGACGGCTCTCATGGTGGCCTGCATCACCAAGCACGTGGACCAGCAGAGCATCAGCAAGTCCAAGATGGTCAAGTACCTGCTGGACAACAGGGCGGACCCCAATATCCAGGACAAGTCTGGCAAGACGGCCCTCATCCACGCCTGCATCAGGAGGGCCGGAGGAGAGGTGGTctccctgctcctggagaacGGCGCGGACCCCAGCCTCGAGGACCGCACGGGGGCTTCGGCTCTGGTTTACGCGATACACGCGGATGACAAAGACGCCCTGAGACATCTCCTCGACGCCTGCAAAGCCAAAGGGAAGGAGGTGATTATCATCACGACAGATAAATCATCAGCAGGCGCCCAAACCGCCAAACAGTACCTTAACGTCCCTCCGTCACCCAAAGTGGAAGACAGACAGTCACCTCCCCTGTGCGCGTCTCCCTCGGACGTCGAACTGAAGGCTCCGGGCCTGGGCGCTCCGCCCAGTGAGCGGGAGGACGACTTCTTCAGCGTCCAAACGGGGCATCCGAGTGGTTGCCACACCGCCAAGGCTCTCAACGAGCCTGGGTCACCCACCAGGAAAGTTGGGAACCTCAAGAGAGCCCGCCTGCCCCAGCTGAAGAGGCTCCAGTCCGAACCCTGGGGCCTGATTGCGCCATCCGTGCTGGCTGCTAACGTGCGTCAGGATGACGCCCACGGCGCGGGCACAGACAGTGAGGTCATCAAGAGCATTAGCGACGTGTCCTTCCCCAAAAGGGGGCCGCTCTCCAGAGCCAGCAGTATCGACGGCAAAGACCCCGCCCTGTTCCCCACATTCACAGAGCAGATTCTGAAGATCCCAGCCTCGCCGGCACCCGCATCCTGGAAGGCCGCCTACGACAAGGGCCAGGCGTCCCACCCTCGTGTGGCCAGAAGAGGGACTCTCCCTGTGGAGCAGGAGAAGGCTGGAGTCAGTCCATCAGTGTCCCGCAAGCGGCTGGAAAATGACCCGTACGATTTCGATCTGCAGCCAGGGGCTGACCAGCTCAATCCCGTCTCCCTGGAGTCGGGCAAAGGGCCCCTCGAGAGGAAGAGGCTGAACGGCTCCCACGTGGCTCTCTTCCACGGCTCCCGCGAGTCCCTGGACGTGGCGCCCAGCACCTCCCCCAGCTCGGCGCGCCCCAGGCCACCACCTCTTCTGGAAAGGCGAGGTTCTGGGACTCTGCTGCTGGACCGCATCTCGCACACCAGGCCCGGCTTCCTTCCCCCTTTAAACGTAAATCTGAACCCACCCATCCCAGATATCAGGCCCGGCGGCAAACCTTCTTCTCCACTTGCCAGCGGCCTAAAATCCATGCTGCCCGTGGCTCCCAGCTCACCGAAGAGAGCTGACTCGAGGAGTCAAAAGAAAGTACTCCGGAGGCACTCCATGCAGGTCGAGCATGTGAAACAGCTGTCTGGCTTTGAGGAGATCATGGCCTAG